The Inediibacterium massiliense genome includes the window CAATAGATGCCTATACTTCTCCGAATAAAGATTTTGCAGTGATTATAACTAATGAAGAAATATATGTTTATATGATTGAGAACAAAACGCTTGCTTTAAAGCCTACTGAAAAAATAAAATTACAAGAAGGAGAAAAAGTTGTAATGGCAGAATGGGCTACAGCAAGCTATGTAGAGAAATGGGAAAATACTTTTCCAAGTAAATAATAGATCATAAGGGGAGATGAAATGTATAGAAAATGGATACACATATTGATGAAGGTTGAATTGTTTAAAAACATTCCAGAAGATGAGTTGTATACTGTGTTATCTTGTGTGATGCCTACAATCTCCTCTTATAAAAAAAAGGAGCTGATCACACTAGAACAAAGTGAAATTACTGCAATAGGAATTATTTTAAAAGGAGAGGCTGTGATTACAAAAGAAACCATGGCAGGTGACCGAGTGATTATGGCGAAAATCAATAAAGGAAATATGTTTGGTGAAGTAGCAGCTTTTGCAAATCATAAATGGCCAGCAACAGTTGTTGCTGATACGGATTGTGTGATACTTTTTTTTCCTTCTGACAAAATTATAGGGGTATGTCCTAAAGCTTGTTTGGCACATAGAGTTTTGATACAAAACATGTTACAGATTGTTTCACAAAAAGCATTGATGTTGAATCAAAAAATTGAAATGTTATCTTTAAAAAGCATACGAAAAAAAATAAGTACTTATTTATTAAAACAATATTCTATGAAGGGAAGTCTTTTATTTGAAATTCCACTAAAAAGAAATGAATTAGCAGAATACTTGCTTGTATCAAGACCTTCATTATCGAGGGAGCTTATAAAAATGAAAGGAGAAGGGATTTTAGACTTTCATAGAAATTCATTTAAAATACTAAATCTTGATGGACTTAAGGAATGTTTATAGATGAAATAGAATCATAGTGGGCAACATAAGTTTGATTGAAATACTTATGTTGCTTTAGTTTGTAGGCGAAGTTATAAAAAACGTCACTAAATTTTCAAATTTGGGAAATATAAAGAAACGATCGAAAATAGCATTACAAACTCGCTATGCTCAAACAGTGTAATGCTAGTCATTTTCTTACTTATTCTATATTTTCACAAATTCTCAATAATTGTTCCGACTTTTATAACTTGGATACAATATATTGTATAAGCAGCTGAAGCAACATAAGTTGATTTGAATACTTATGTTGCTTTTTTATTTATTTTGTAACATAAGATACCGAATTTATAGGATATATGATGATAAACTAAGGATCAAGAAATAAAAATGCATGTAAAGGAGTTGGGACTAGAAATGAATAACAAATATTTTGATAGAAAAGATAGTTTATACGAAATTACTCAAAGATATAATGAAGCCATTGATTTGTTAATATCTATTGGATTTGAAAATATAAAAGATGAAAATCAAAGAAAAACATTTGGAAAAGCTATTTCACTAGAAAATGCTTTAAAAATAAAAAAAATTAATGTTGATCATTTTGAACAGCAATTAATAGAAAGAATTGAAAGCAATCAAAACAATTCAGGTGAAGTGTTTTACGAGAAAGATTCAAATAAAGAGGGTTCTTTAAAAATAGCAGGGGTACTCCCTTGTCCGGTAAGAGTCCCATTAACAGAAGCATTTGATCATTGGCTATATGAAAATAAAGAAAAATTCAATTTAGATATAGATTATGAATTAAAAGCAGCTTCAATGGGATTAGATTGGTTAAAAGAATCTATAACAGATCATAGGGAAGAAGGAATACCAGATTTATTTATATCTGCTGGATTTGATATGTTTTTTGATGAAAAATTATTTGGAAAATTTAAATCTCAAAATGTTTTTGAAGATTTTACTGGTTTTGAACATTATAACAAGGATTTTGACAATGAATATATCACATTAAAAGATCCGCAACATCAATACTCCATGTTAGGTGTCGTTCCTGCTGTATTTTTAGTAAATACAGAAGAATTAGGTGAAAGAAATATGCCAAAGAGCTGGGGGGATTTATTAAGTGATGAATTTGAAAACAGTGTAAGTCTTCCAGTAGGGGATTTAGATTTATTTAATTCTATATTATTAAATATATTTAAAACATTTGGGGAGAAAGGAGTCAAAAAATTAGGTCAAATCCTTCAAAAAAGTATGCATCCATCAGAAATGGTAAAATCACATATGAAAAAATCAGAAAAACCTGTGGTAACAATTATGCCTTATTTTTTCACATGGATGGTAAAAGAAGGAGGACCTATGTCTTTTGTGTGGCCAGAGGATGGAGCAATTATAAGTCCTATCTTTATGCTTACTAAAAAAAATAAAAAAGAACAATTAAAACCAATTGTAGATTTCTTTGGCTCTAAACAAGTAGGAGAAATTTTATCTCATAATGGAAAATTTCCTAGTATTCATCCAGAGGTAGACAATAGAATTTCAAAGAATAATAAATATATGTGGCTAGGTTGGGATTATATCAAAAGTAATGATATATCACTTTTAATTCATAAGTGTGAAGAAATATTTAATAAAGTTGTGAATGGAGATGATCAAAAATGAATTTAGTAACTATATCAGGACCTCCTTCATCAGGAAAAACTTCAGTTATATTAAAAATTATTGATGCTATACAAAAAAGGAGTTTAAAAGTAGGAGTTGTAAAGTTTGATTGTTTATATACAGACGATGATATTTTATATGAAAAAGCAGGAGTTCCTGTGAAAAAAGGATTATCCGGATCTTTATGCCCAGATCATTATTTTGTAAGTAATATTGAAGAAGTTGTAAAATGGGGTAAAAAACAAAACTTAGATTTGTTAATTACTGAAAGTGCAGGTCTTTGTAATAGATGTTCACCTTATATTAAAGATATAAAGTCCATATGTGTTATAGATAATTTAAGTGGTATCAATACTCCTAAAAAAATAGGGCCCATGTTAAAATCTGCAGATATTGTAGTGATCACAAAAGGTGATATTGTATCTCAAGCAGAAAGAGAAGTATTTGCTTCAAAGGTTCACTTGGTAAATCCTAAAGCTATAACCATACATGTGAATGGACTAACAGGTCAAGGAGCATTTGAATTGAGCACACTATTATATGATGAGAAAAATCATATTGAAACAGTAAAAGGAAAACAACTAAGATTTTCAATGCCATCTGCTCTTTGCTCTTATTGCTTAGGAGAAACAAGAATTGGAGAAGATTATCAAATGGGAAATGTTAGAAAAATGAAATTAGGTGATGAAAATGATTAGAAAAAATGAGCTAGACTTTCTTACAATAAAAGAATTAGAGAAAAAATATCCTTTTATATTATCTTTCTTTGAAAACAACAAATTAAATACTACTGGATATGAAGATTGTACCTTTGAAGATTATTTAAATCATTT containing:
- a CDS encoding Crp/Fnr family transcriptional regulator — its product is MYRKWIHILMKVELFKNIPEDELYTVLSCVMPTISSYKKKELITLEQSEITAIGIILKGEAVITKETMAGDRVIMAKINKGNMFGEVAAFANHKWPATVVADTDCVILFFPSDKIIGVCPKACLAHRVLIQNMLQIVSQKALMLNQKIEMLSLKSIRKKISTYLLKQYSMKGSLLFEIPLKRNELAEYLLVSRPSLSRELIKMKGEGILDFHRNSFKILNLDGLKECL
- a CDS encoding ABC transporter substrate-binding protein, whose protein sequence is MNNKYFDRKDSLYEITQRYNEAIDLLISIGFENIKDENQRKTFGKAISLENALKIKKINVDHFEQQLIERIESNQNNSGEVFYEKDSNKEGSLKIAGVLPCPVRVPLTEAFDHWLYENKEKFNLDIDYELKAASMGLDWLKESITDHREEGIPDLFISAGFDMFFDEKLFGKFKSQNVFEDFTGFEHYNKDFDNEYITLKDPQHQYSMLGVVPAVFLVNTEELGERNMPKSWGDLLSDEFENSVSLPVGDLDLFNSILLNIFKTFGEKGVKKLGQILQKSMHPSEMVKSHMKKSEKPVVTIMPYFFTWMVKEGGPMSFVWPEDGAIISPIFMLTKKNKKEQLKPIVDFFGSKQVGEILSHNGKFPSIHPEVDNRISKNNKYMWLGWDYIKSNDISLLIHKCEEIFNKVVNGDDQK
- a CDS encoding GTP-binding protein; its protein translation is MNLVTISGPPSSGKTSVILKIIDAIQKRSLKVGVVKFDCLYTDDDILYEKAGVPVKKGLSGSLCPDHYFVSNIEEVVKWGKKQNLDLLITESAGLCNRCSPYIKDIKSICVIDNLSGINTPKKIGPMLKSADIVVITKGDIVSQAEREVFASKVHLVNPKAITIHVNGLTGQGAFELSTLLYDEKNHIETVKGKQLRFSMPSALCSYCLGETRIGEDYQMGNVRKMKLGDEND